DNA from Elaeis guineensis isolate ETL-2024a chromosome 2, EG11, whole genome shotgun sequence:
CCTCTCTGCACGATCAGGACATCACCAGCTATCCAACGCAATAAATGGctcgtcaatcggagctatatggACTCCAGAATCATCAAAACAGTTTTACACTAGGATACCCAGCCTAAAACAAATCTTAGATCAATTCTGGAACGTTCGATCATGACCGGCTTGAACCAGAGCCGTCCGATCATGTATATCAGTCCTAATCATGTTTGATCAAACTCGAAATCAATTTGGATCGTCAGATCTTCATTGGATCTACtcacagccatccgatcacacCAAAACACAGCCCCCACAATCCTAATCAAACTCGAGATGAATCCCAGCCATCCGATCCCGACCGATGCTTCTTTCGACCATCAGATCATGATCGGTCCATGCGCCCGGCTGTGAGCCACAACAGAGTGcatggtccacggtggaccgcgaTCCCAGCGGGTTTGGGCGCCCGAGCTCATGGGCCGCACACATGCCTAGGCCGGCCCAGCGCCAGCGTGCTGCCAGGCCTGGTCTGCATCGCCACCAGCCTGCGACAACTTGTGGGCCCCTCCGGTGACCCATGGATCATACCATTTGCTTTCGGCCTTCTCTCATATATATCTTCTCCGTCTCGACTCCGTTTGGATTGTTCTTGGGCTTGTTGGATTCCGTTCATCATCCTGGAACTCATTTTTGGATTATTGTGAGCCGAATCTTGAGATATTTCTTTTAACAATCTTCACATCGACTCAATGTTCGGCCTCCACCTGTGTTTGAGAGTCTGTGATTTATCTCGCCCCCACGTCCTAGGACACGtctgctgtctcatggatggacaaatatgagagtcgagaCAGGCTGttcgatcccacctccatcatgaaCTGTGTCCACTTTGACCAAAGATATGCTCGAGAAAGTCTCTTGCAgcaatagaaacttcactctATGACGTCGCATCTCATCCTTCCGAGTCTCGCATCTCGTGTCCAATCCACTTTCATATAGAACTCCATCTCGCACCccttggctcctgaagctccacccgTACTAGGCTCCCCACCAAATAGTAATGTCTTCTTGTCCACTTCTTTCCTTTCAGAATAACCTTATCACCGCGCATAACCTTCAAGATTCCATCATCAATTACCCACCTGTAGCcgtttgaatccagtctgctcaatgagataagatttcgtctgaaatcagATATATATTGGACCTCATCCAATCTCCTTACTGCACTATCATATATCATCCAGCTGACTGTCCTGATGCTCCTAATCGCAAAGTTCGATCAATCCGACAGATGAACAGTATCATCACTACTCTCCAAAAAGTCAAACAACTCCTCTCCGCAACAAACATGATGGGTgcatacaaaatctaactaagatccactactgaaaaaaaaataaatacctcatcagatatcactaggacatcatcctctgactcgctactggccgCCGCTGCAGTAGTCCTCGTCTGATCTCTAAGTTAAAAACAATCTCTGACACGATGTCCCAACTCATTACATCAGTAGCACCTGATCTTGCTGGAGTCCCTCATCTTGTACCTGGATCATCCTTCTCACAATCATCTGCAACTCTATCTGCTGCCATCTGCTCCTCCAGAAATCGTCAAAGCTGAGCTGctgccatctgagctcgaagctggattctcccttctAAGAAACTCATTCTAGAGAATCATCACGATGACCTTATCTATCTTGATGGTATTTTTCTCTACTAGAAGAGCAATCAATAAAGATTCAtatgaagaaggaagcgacgctagcaagaccAACGCCCTAATCTTCTTCTCAACCTTCTCACCTACACTGAGAAAATCGATGAGAATCTTCTGGAAGTAGCTGAGATAATCTTATACGTTCTGTCCCTCGTCCATCCACAGTTAGTAAAACTGTCtctagagaaaaagagtgttggtgagggacttcaccatatacaactcctcgagcttcgaccacaacaccaatgaaaaaatctcattaagtacatgaatcaccacctcatccgtcaggtacaagcagatggtactcaccgtctgtatCTATAATCGCTCTCAGATCTTCTCCTCCATGGTGACCGACTTCTTCTCATATAAGAGAACGTCGATCAACCTGTATtagatgagcatgtccttcaccctcGTTTGTCACAAGTAGAAATTGTTCTTCCCGTCGAACCGATTAATCTCCATCATGATTGTATTTGTCTTCTCCATCTCTAATCTCGATCAACACCACCTCTGCCTGGATTGTCTGGTATCACTTGTCCACGGTAACCagactttgataccaattgttgtgctTTAATACCACTtattgagagagaaaaaaagaataaagagagagaaaaaatatcataaataaattaaggtAACGTGGAttgacctcaagcctacctccatgggtgtgcaagcttcactatgagagaaagaaaatcaaataaataCAAGAGAAGCTAACCACTCAATCCTTATATAAagatctctcaacaagaagccccaaaatcctcacaaaagcttATTGAAACCACtcttgaagcctttctgcatgATCAGGATGTCACCAGCTATCCAACGCAATAAACGGCTCATCAATTAGAGCTACATAGGCTCCAAAATCACCAAAACAATATTACACTAGGATACCGagtccaaaataaattttatattaattttgaaCTGTCCGATCATGATCAGCTCGAACCAGAGCCGTCTGATAGTGCATATCAGCCTTGATCATGCTTGatcaaattcaaaatcaatttgaatcatcagatcctcatcggatcggctcatagccatccgatcatgccaaAACACAGCCCCCCACAATCCTGATCAACTCGGGATGAGTCCCAGCCGTCCGACTCCAACCGACGCATCTTTCGACCGTTGGATCGCAATCGATCCATGCGTCCGGCTATGAGCCGCGACAGAGcacgtggtccatggtggactgcgATCCCAACAGGCCTGGGCACCTACGCTCGCAGGCCGCGTGCGCACTTGGTTCGTACCACCACCGGCCTACACCAGCCAATGGGCCCCTCCGACAGTTCGTGGATCGTACCATCTGCTTTCGACCTTCTCTCACACATATCTTCTCCATCTAAATTTCGTTTGAgctgttcttgggctcgttgaaTTCCATTCGTCGTTCTAGACCTCGTTCTTGAtttattatggatcgaatctttAGGCATTTTCCTCAACAAATTTCAAGACtcactaaaaataatatatgtaGAAGGAGGCATCGTTAGAAACTCAAGTACTTGACAGTAGAGCTATCAATTTGGGTTGGATCCATCAGATTGGCCCATCCCACCATATAAATGGGACGGATTTGGTTCGTATTTTAGCAATCCATTTAAAAGTAGATCAAATGATCCGTTCTGCTTGGGTTGGCGGGTCGGGGTGGGTCGGGACAAACTGGCCtgtcttttttttatcaaaattactgatcccccctccaaaaaaaaaatagagagaaatgcCTCTTTTTTCTGCTGACCCCCTAAATTAAGTCGAAATGAACAAGATTTCGTCGTTGTTGGAGCTGGGGCTGGAGGAGGACATCTCCCAGGCTTCTTTCGGCCACTCCAGCAAGTGGCACCATCATCCCCATTGAAGCATCGCACCAAGATATCCATCGTTGGCGCCAGCAACATCGGCATGGCCATCACCCAAACCATCCTGACCCAAGATCTCGCCGATGTGCTTGCCCTCATCGATAACATGCCTGACATGCTCTGCGACGAGATGCTAGACCTCCAGCATGTGGCCGCCTTCCTCCCCCGCACCAAGATCCTCGCCTCCATGGACTACGCCGTCACCACCGGATCCGACCTTTGCATCATCTTCGTCGGTGCCTGTCAGATCGTCGAGAAGTCCTATCTCTCTCTTCTGCCGTGGAACCTCACCATCTTCCGAGACATCGTGGTGTCGCTCGCACGGAACTCACCGGATGCATTGCTCCTCATGGTGTCGAACCCGACTAACATCTTGACATACATCACCTAGAAGCTCTCCGAATTTTCGCCCAATCGGGTTTTCGCACCCCTTCTCCATGACCCACGACTGCTATGCTCACATCCCCCCTCCCCACTCCCCGACAGGCTCCCACAGAtttacaagattttttttttctttttgaaattttgatgGATCAACTCATTTAACCCGCAGCCCATGACGGATCGGATCGAATTAAAATTTTTCCAACCAACCAGTTAAATGGGCCAGCCCGCTCCACCCCACCTCGTCTAGAGGCAGATCGAGGCGAGTCAGGATGGGCCGGCCTGTCTTGATAGCTTTACTCGACAGTGTGATCCCAAAATAATTAGGTTACAACAACCTACTACCAAACAAGACAGGTTTAGCTTGCTCACAAATGGCAAATCCACAAGACCTACCCGACTTTAACAAAATTATGATCCAACCAACATAACCAAATGACAGTTTGCAGTAAAATATAGCAGCAGATAGCATCATCACCAATCGGTTCATGCACATTTTTAACCATAACCTGATATTGGCGGTTACTTAGCTAATAAAGAACAATATGTTTGGGCACTCGAATCTTAATAGAGCAGCATCACTAAAAACCCATTTCCAGCAAcagcaagaggaagaaaaatcAGTCACCCATATACAACATTGCAATTAATGCATCTACCTGTAAATTGTTTCCTGACACTTTCATTTGATCAAGGGGAATAACAAATTGCTTAAGCTTCCCTCCTAATGTTATTGAAGAAGAAGTAAAACGATAAATAAAGGAAATGTTTGAAAACATTAAAACAAACACAGAAAATTGCCTATTTACTCTTATTGAAGACCTGATTTAGTAATCAAATCATGTTCAAGGAGCAGCATGTTTATCTTCTTTAACCTTCATGTTACTTGGTTCATCAATTTCCATGGACTCTATACCCGAGGTCTGCTCATGAACAAGATTGTAAATCAAAATCACAAATGCATATATTGGTATGCAAATTTAGTAATATCCCTTCAATATTTCACCTTGGAGCATGATGGCATCTCCTCACCCATGACCTCTACACCTTTCACACATTCTGCAGCTAATTTGCGAGATTCCTgaaaaatcaaatcaaagatGAAAATGAACAAGAACCGTACAGATTTTATAAATGAATCTGGAACAACACCCTGGGTGAAACTGAACAAGAACCGTACAGATTTTATAAATGAATCTGGAACAACACCATAGGTGCTGCAGATTAAGTACAATGACAAGGCAATAAAAACAACCATCATTCTAGGAACCACCTTTCTACCTGCCAGTACTTTCGCCAATGAGGATCATCTAATTCAAAATTTTGCCCACTTCTCAGTTCTTACGCTAGATTTATTTGTGTTGCTCAGGTGACCAGAGTCATTTTCAATGGAGATCCATGGTGATGGGACTTCATTAGACATCTAGAAAAATATAACTAGACATCTAGAAAAATATAACTATTGAAACTTTCCTTCCTTCCACTTTCTCCATTAATTAGAAATTATACAGCAACAACTTAGAAAGAAGTGAGAGCTGATCATCAACACATCTTCATTTTCAATATTCTAGGTTGAAGGAGACACCAGGCAACCAAATATAAGTGGGATGCTGCGAGGCCAAGAAACAGCCTAGGACGTTCTTAAGCTACGAGATAGACTTTCATATGACATGGACCAGCAAAAAAGATAGAGCAAGCTCAAAAGCACAGCCCATGACATAATCTGCCTGTGGTGAGAAGAAGGTATTGGTTGGTAAGGGCATTACTGAAATGCGAGATGTTCCAGTGCACCTCAATGTACCGACAAACATGAGTCTTCAAGCGGAACAAGACAAGTATAGGATGGTTGCCAGTATCACAGGATCTTAGCAAAGAAGGTGGAGAAAAAACACAAAATAGGCATTACTCTGAAAGTTCTTGAATATGCATGTGGAAGAACCAGCATTAAACATAATACACTACAAGTTGCACAAACATTTGCCATCATTGAACAGCCTACAGACTACAAGGTTAAGTGGAACGAGATAGTAGCTTTCTTTAGATATCTCTAGAAATTAGAGTGGTTGAACTTTTGGTAGTAGAAAAAAACTAAAAGCAGCTACTAACCCAATGGTTGCTGCACAGGATACTCTAACCATAAGTTTGATAAGCTTGAATGATTAAAAAAGACAGCGAAAACATCAAGGGGTCAATGCTTGCAACAAGCACGGTTTTACTTAtttaatttggaaaaaaaaaaaagaaactataAACTTTAGGAAATGTTTGAGTAAAAACTTTGAATTCATATCAAAGAAAAGTCCACAAGGTCAAAACAGTGCTAACTATATGACAAGGTCCAACCAAGTGGGCTTCCTCAGTTTTGAGTCTTGTAACCATAAAACAATAGAAAACTAATTTATCATCTTTAATACCATCTTTAATATCAAAGTTAATTAGAGGACCCAACTTTTATAAcaaaggacctaaatatctccaaATTTCATAGCATATAGGTTGCCCCTTCAACACATTGACCTAGGGCACATGTACTTTATGAAATTTCCCCCAATAAATCAAAttgcattcataaatttttaaacttcAATAAGTTTTCTACTAGTTGCCAATGTCTAGAATTGTTCGATGTTCTGAAGAAATAAAATCATTAATCAACTTTCGAAACAAATATATCAGCTCTTTACATGAATGTATACATGGTTTAATCAGCTCCATGTTTATCTTGAAGGAATAAAATT
Protein-coding regions in this window:
- the LOC105054883 gene encoding L-lactate dehydrogenase-like, with amino-acid sequence MAITQTILTQDLADVLALIDNMPDMLCDEMLDLQHVAAFLPRTKILASMDYAVTTGSDLCIIFVGACQIVEKSYLSLLPWNLTIFRDIVVSLARNSPDALLLMVSNPTNILTYIT